The Terriglobia bacterium genome includes the window CTCAAGCCGCGGCGCCTGGACGACGTCGTCATTTTAGATCTCAGCGGCCGCATTACCATGGGTGAGGGCACGCTTGTCCTGCGCGGACATATTCAGAAGCTGCTCAGCGCAGGCGACCGTAAATTTCTTCTGAATCTTGCGGACGTCAACTACATCGACAGCTCGGGCCTTGGCGAACTCGTCAGTTCGTTTACAACTGTCCGCAACCAGGGCGGGCTGCTCAAGCTGCTGAACCTCACAACCCGTGTGCAGGACCTGTTGCAGATCACAAAGCTGCTGACTGTGTTCGAAGTCTTCAACAGCGAGGCCGAAGCGCTGAAGACCATGAAGTAAACCGCGATCACGCCGCGGTTAATGATGAATCATCGGACGCCGGCGCGGCCGGCGCGACCGTTTCTCCCGCAGTCTGGACGGGCGGATACGGCTTCAGGACCTCGACGAAATCCCTCACCTCGCGTCCGAATGTCCGCAGCGTGCGTTTTGCGCTGCCGATAGCCGCGGCTCTCAGGATTTCCGTACTCCGGGTCATCCGCTCCACCCTGGGATCTTTCTCTTCCGGGCAGATCGTCGCGATGTTGATTCCGTCCGGCACGGGCTCGAGTCCCAACACGATATCGCGTACCGCGTTCTCCCTCACATGAGTACCGCAGAACGCCTTCATTAACTGAGAACTGCCGCGCGCGCATCGCATATTGAAGAGGCGCTGTTCCAGCCGGCTCGGAACACACTCTCTGAAGCTGGCGGGGCGGGTCAAAAGTACCAGCAGGTCCGTGCATCCGGATGCCATTGCCTCCAGCACAGGCAACGGATTGATCAATCCGCCATCGAAGCAGTCGCGGCCGTCGACCGGAACAAGTCCGTTGTAGAAGAGCGGCATGGCTGCGCTCGCTTTCAGCAGGGTGAGCAACGGCGTCGAACTGGATTGGGCTTCCGTCAGGAAGGCTTCGCCTGTACAGGCATCGGCGATCGTAATCAGCAGCCTGGATCGCGAGGCAAGAACCTTGTCGACACGCAACGGGCGTTCGCAGGCGATGATCGAGTTGAAGAGATCATCGATGTCGACGATCTTCCTGTGCCACAACCGGCGAATGAAGCGTGTGTTATTGATCTTTTGATAGTAGATCGTCGTGGCGTAAGCGGCCTGGCCCGCCAGAAAATATGCGGCATTCACGGCTCCCGCGGAGGCGCCGTAGACCTCGTCGAATAAATGCGTCATTCCGAGTTCTTCAAGACCCATCAGTGCGGCGCACGAAATGACGCCT containing:
- a CDS encoding patatin-like phospholipase family protein, with amino-acid sequence MDVMIHGVNPSGTIDLLNERAYWWQRGKPPADGRKVGLIVEGGAMRGVISCAALMGLEELGMTHLFDEVYGASAGAVNAAYFLAGQAAYATTIYYQKINNTRFIRRLWHRKIVDIDDLFNSIIACERPLRVDKVLASRSRLLITIADACTGEAFLTEAQSSSTPLLTLLKASAAMPLFYNGLVPVDGRDCFDGGLINPLPVLEAMASGCTDLLVLLTRPASFRECVPSRLEQRLFNMRCARGSSQLMKAFCGTHVRENAVRDIVLGLEPVPDGINIATICPEEKDPRVERMTRSTEILRAAAIGSAKRTLRTFGREVRDFVEVLKPYPPVQTAGETVAPAAPASDDSSLTAA
- a CDS encoding STAS domain-containing protein translates to MSLVLKPRRLDDVVILDLSGRITMGEGTLVLRGHIQKLLSAGDRKFLLNLADVNYIDSSGLGELVSSFTTVRNQGGLLKLLNLTTRVQDLLQITKLLTVFEVFNSEAEALKTMK